A stretch of the Lactuca sativa cultivar Salinas chromosome 9, Lsat_Salinas_v11, whole genome shotgun sequence genome encodes the following:
- the LOC111903066 gene encoding protein MOTHER of FT and TFL1: MFEYLQVIREVVGDMPPLLPTFPMTVYYGNERVFNGREFKACDVDIAPRVFIGGGPSELYTLIMIDPDAPDPSDPCLKQVVSCVTMFIICLLTLKQCVVFRIVINIRGGTSHSQGTEVVPYEASSPEVGIHRNIFVLYKQQSQLDNIETLASRFCFNIRAFATENNLGNPVRVTYFNMRQTNKRKRGE; this comes from the exons ATGTTTGAATATCTTCAAGTTATTAGAGAGGTTGTTGGAGACATGCCACCACTTTTACCTACGTTTCCTATGACAGTGTATTATGGAAACGAAAGGGTGTTCAATGGTCGTGAATTTAAGGCATGTGATGTTGACATTGCTCCAAGGGTTTTCATTGGAGGGGGACCAAGCGAGTTGTACACGCTGATTATGATTGATCCAGATGCACCAGACCCAAGTGATCCATGTTTGAAACAAGTTGTCTCATG tgtcACAATGTTCATCATATGTTTATTAACACTTAAGCAATGTGTTGTTTTTAGGATTGTGATCAACATTCGTGGCGGGACTTCACATTCTCAAG GCACCGAAGTTGTACCATACGAGGCATCTAGTCCTGAAGTTGGTATCCATCGTAACATATTCGTTCTGTACAAGCAACAATCTCAACTTGATAATATTGAAACACTTGCATCTCGATTTTGCTTCAACATTCGAGCTTTCGCAACCGAAAACAACCTTGGAAATCCTGTTAGGGTTACTTACTTTAACATGCGACAAACTAATAAAAGAAAGAGAGGAGAGTGA